The Streptomyces sp. NBC_00286 nucleotide sequence TGGCCGGAGTAGCCGATCGGGACGTTCGGGTACTCGGCCTGAAGGGTGTTGATGACGCGGAGGTTGAGCTCCTCGGCCTTCGCCGGGTACGTCGAAGTGGCGTGGCAGAGAAGGATGTTGTCCGAGCCCAGGACCTCGACCGCGTGGCGGATCTGCTTCGGCGTCGACATGCCCGTGGAGAGGATGACCGTGCGGCCGGTGGCGCGCAGGGCGCGCAGCAGCTCGTCGTCCGTCAGGGACGCGGAGGCCACCTTGTGGGCGGGCACGTCGAACTTCTCCAGGAAGGCGACGGCCTCGGTGTCCCACGGGGAGGCGAACCAGGCGATGTTCTTGGACTTGCAGTACTCGTCGATCTGGCGGTACTCGTCCTCACCAAACTCCACACGGTGGCGGTAGTCGATGTAGGTCATGCGGCCCCAGGGGGTGTCGCGCTCGATGTCCCACTGGTCGCGCGGGGTGCAGATCTCCGGGGTGCGCTTCTGGAACTTCACGGCGTCGCAGCCGGCCTCGGCCGCCGCGTCGATCAGCTTGAAGGCGTTCTCGAGCTCGCCGTTGTGGTTGATGCCGATCTCACCGGTGACGTACACGGGCTGACCGGGTCCGGCGGTCTTCGAACCGAAGGTGCGCAGACGGGAGGTCGAATTCACAGCGCTCATGACAGGTACGTTCCTTATTTGTCGAGGGAGTCGAGAGAAGGACCGAGGATCCAGCTGGCGATCTCTCGGATCGCGCCGTCGCCGCCGGGGACGGTGGTGACCGCGCGTGCGGCGCCGCGCACGACGTCGTGGGCGCTCGCGACCGCCACGGGCCAGCCCACGAGGGCGAAGCACGGGAGGTCGTTGACGTCGTTGCCGACGTAGAGCACGCGCTCAGGCGCGATGCCCTGCTCCTCGCACCACTGCTTCAGTGCGAGGTCTTTCCGGTCGATGCCGTGGAGCACCGGAATCTTGAGCTTCCGGGCTCTGGCGGCGACGACCGGGTTCTGCTCCGTGGACAGGATCAGCATCGTCAGGCCGCTCTTGCGGAGGGCCGCGATACCGAGTCCGTCCCCGCGGTGCACGGAGACGAACTCCCGTCCGTCGGAGTCGATCAGCACCCTGTCGTCCGTCTGGGTGCCGTCGAAGTCGAGGACGACCGCGTCGATGTCGGAGGCGGTCGGGAGGGCGCCGGGCCGGTTGGCGTCGAAGAGCGGCGCGAGCGCGCGGGCCCGGGCGAGGTCGTGCGGGTCGTCGATCTCCAGCACGCGCGCGGGGTCGGTGCGTACGAGCTCCGTGCGGCCGAAGAAGCGGTGC carries:
- a CDS encoding N-acetylneuraminate synthase family protein; this encodes MSAVNSTSRLRTFGSKTAGPGQPVYVTGEIGINHNGELENAFKLIDAAAEAGCDAVKFQKRTPEICTPRDQWDIERDTPWGRMTYIDYRHRVEFGEDEYRQIDEYCKSKNIAWFASPWDTEAVAFLEKFDVPAHKVASASLTDDELLRALRATGRTVILSTGMSTPKQIRHAVEVLGSDNILLCHATSTYPAKAEELNLRVINTLQAEYPNVPIGYSGHETGLQTTLAAVALGATFVERHITLDRAMWGSDQAASVEPQGLQRLVRDIRTIEASLGDGIKKVYDSELGPMKKLRRVSGVVAEAEIAAAAGEPVSV